In Hermetia illucens chromosome 5, iHerIll2.2.curated.20191125, whole genome shotgun sequence, a single window of DNA contains:
- the LOC119658427 gene encoding uncharacterized protein LOC119658427 has product MIIKKNNYEIPDFLNEQFFKNVIANKIGSKEFELISLDFSLGCNPGDNHFSSVYRVQATYNEKGSASQVEDLFVKCVPLDGDLTEADIFEKERLMYCDIIPRIESCLVNVKTAPKCYYVATEPIGTMVFEDMKIAGYDIADRINGVDINHCKVFLKKLGQYHAGSMLLLEKEPSLKETDNLKHGIFSSVSFTKKGLARPAYMNLAEMIEHASKWPGYEKIVIKLKDFLKNKTFLDKVVDEIRISPGDIVGICHEDCWVNNILFQYKGGLVTDALLIDFQGCTRGSIGLDISFFFAVDAAPNVLRQGTDQLIEDFYYPALRAALEEGSYKNIPTIQDIKNEVKKKAMFGLFGAAVVLALTSIDRKDFDENPVDAMKDDKKAEKIAKIACSSERFKETMKILLKECESYGLFD; this is encoded by the exons ATGATCATCAAAAAGAACAACTACGAAATTCCCGACTTCCTCAACGAacagtttttcaaaaatgttataGCGAATAAAATTGGATCTAAGGAGTTTGAACTAATCAGCCTGGATTTTTCACTGGGATGTAACCCCGGTGATAATCATTTCAGCAGTGTTTACCGTGTGCAAGCTACTTATAATGAAAAGGGATCGGCAAGCCAAGTAGAAGATCTCTTTGTCAAGTGTGTTCCCTTGGATGGCGACTTGACAGAAGCAGACATTTTTGAAAAGGAGAGGCTAATGTATTGTGACATCATACCGCGGATTGAGAGCTGCCTAGTAAATGTAAAAACTGCACCAAA ATGCTACTACGTCGCGACCGAGCCTATAGGAACCATGGTCTTTGAAGACATGAAAATTGCGGGGTACGATATAGCAGATCGTATTAACGGGGTGGACATAAACCATTGTAAAGTTTTTCTGAAGAAACTAGGCCAGTATCATGCCGGTTCCATGTTGCTCCTGGAAAAA gaaCCTTCGTTGAAAGAAACAGATAATTTAAAGCATGGTATATTCTCCTCGGTTAGCTTCACCAAAAAAGGTTTAGCAAGGCCAGCATATATGAATCTCGCAGAAATGATCGAGCATGCATCAAAATGGCCTGGCTATGAAAAAATCGTGATTAAACTAAAAGACttccttaaaaataaaactttcctCGACAAAGTTGTAGACGAAATACGAATCTCACCAGGTGACATCGTAGGAATCTGCCATGAAGATTGTTGGGTAAACAATATTCTTTTCCAATACAAAGGGGGTTTGGTAACAGATGCTCTTCTC attGATTTCCAAGGATGCACTCGAGGGAGTATAGGGCTTGACATTAGCTTCTTTTTTGCCGTCGATGCAGCACCAAATGTCTTGCGCCAAGGTACAGATCAATTGATTGAAGACTTCTATTACCCAGCTCTCCGAGCAGCACTCGAAGAAGGTTCTTATAAGAACATCCCTACAATTCAAGATATCAAAAATGAAGTTAAAAAGAAAGCTATGTTTGGACTTTTCGGTGCAGCGGTGGTTTTAGCTTTAACCTCAATAGATAGGAAAGACTTTGATGAAAATCCTGTTGATGCAATGAAGGATGATAAAAAAGCAGAAAAGATCGCCAAAATAGCTTGTTCATCAGAACGATTCAAAGAAACAATGAAAATTTTGCTGAAGGAATGCGAAAGTTATGGATTATTTGATTGA